A genomic region of Nitrosomonas ureae contains the following coding sequences:
- a CDS encoding DUF4112 domain-containing protein: MNKVQIEQSKDKLNRLAWLLDNTFRIPGTQIRFGLDGLIGLIPGIGDAAGAVISSHILTQAAQMGVPKSILLKMAFNIGLDAILGIIPVLGDVSDFMWKANQRNVQLLNDYLEQPEKTVTHSRLFVGLLGFVAFCGVAFISMLGFLLIRWLWLSVEGD, translated from the coding sequence ATGAATAAAGTTCAGATCGAGCAATCAAAAGATAAGCTGAATCGATTGGCATGGTTATTAGACAATACTTTTCGCATTCCGGGGACACAAATACGGTTTGGTCTGGATGGATTGATTGGATTGATTCCCGGGATCGGGGATGCTGCAGGCGCAGTAATCTCAAGTCACATTCTGACACAAGCGGCTCAAATGGGTGTACCCAAATCAATTCTTCTAAAGATGGCTTTCAATATTGGATTAGATGCAATCTTGGGAATAATCCCTGTGTTAGGAGATGTTTCGGATTTCATGTGGAAAGCCAATCAGCGTAATGTTCAATTGCTCAATGATTATCTTGAACAACCGGAAAAAACGGTAACGCACAGTCGTCTTTTTGTGGGATTATTGGGTTTCGTGGCATTTTGCGGTGTAGCTTTTATCAGTATGTTAGGCTTTCTGCTGATCCGTTGGCTTTGGTTGTCAGTCGAAGGGGATTGA
- a CDS encoding DUF1328 domain-containing protein: MINLAITFLVIAIIAALLGITGVAGIAMEMAWILFVIGVVLAIVFWVMGRRPPPV, translated from the coding sequence ATGATAAATTTGGCGATTACTTTCTTAGTGATAGCAATAATTGCTGCACTATTAGGCATTACCGGTGTTGCAGGTATTGCTATGGAAATGGCTTGGATTTTGTTTGTTATCGGTGTTGTTTTAGCGATCGTATTCTGGGTAATGGGACGACGTCCACCGCCCGTGTAA
- a CDS encoding CsbD family protein: protein MNWDQIKGNWTQIKGKAQQQWGKLTNDDLDIIEGKREELVGRIQERYGIAKEEAEKQVDDFTRNYE, encoded by the coding sequence ATGAATTGGGATCAAATCAAAGGTAATTGGACACAGATCAAGGGTAAAGCGCAACAACAATGGGGAAAATTGACGAATGATGATCTGGATATTATTGAAGGAAAGCGTGAAGAGTTAGTAGGGAGAATTCAGGAAAGATATGGAATCGCCAAAGAAGAAGCTGAGAAGCAAGTAGATGATTTTACGAGAAATTATGAATAA